TTCTGCCTTTTGCCTTCTGCCTTCTGCCTTCTGCCTTCTGCCTTCTGCCTTCTGCTTTCTGCCTTGATTATTCTTCTTTGCCTTGGATTTTCAGTAATGCGAAGCCCATTGATAAGCCTACTAGTACTAGGACGATCGCTAAGAATGCTGCATTAAAGATTTCACCGCTCATTAGTTAAATACTCCTTTGCCTTTTGTTATGATGTCAAACCTGCAAAGTTAGTATAAAACAGCAGGGGGTATGTCTCCCTAAAAGAAGTTGGGGTCGATGGGAAAAATGAAAATAGAAAAAAGTTTCTTTACAGAAAGTGGTACGAAATTCAGAAATGATGATTCGTGTCCTTGTCTGGCGGTGACGTTGGGAGATCCTGCGGGTATTGGGCCAGAGGTGATTCTTAAGGCGTTGGCAGATCCGGCGATGACGGAAAATTGTCGGGTGACGGTGGTGGGTAGTCGATCGCTGTTATACCAGACTTATTCTCAGTTAAAGGAAATATTACCTGGGGAAAGTTTGGCCGATCCAGATTCTCTATCAATAATAGATGTGGGAATTCCCAATGTAGAGGATAAAATTTCTGTTGGTTGTGGTAATGCGGCTAGTGGGGCGCTTAGTTTTGCGTTTTTGGAAACTGCGATCGCTAAAACTTTGGCTGGTGAGTTCCAAGGTGTGGTGACGGGGCCGATCGCTAAGTCTGCTTGGCAAGCAGCTGGGCATAATTATCCTGGGCAAACTGAGTTGTTGGCCGAACTAGCTGGTGTGGAACGGTTTGGGATGCTGTTTGTGGCCCGATCGCCTCATACTGGTTGGACTCTCCGCAGTTTGCTGGCTACTACGCATATTCCTTTAAGTTTAGTACCAGAACTTCTGACCCCGGAATTGATGAGTCAGAAATTAGATTTACTAGTTGGGTGTTTGCAGCAAGATTTTGGGATTACTCATCCGAGAATTGCAGTTGCAGGTTTAAATCCCCACAGTGGAGAACAGGGACAATTAGGTGTGGAGGAGAAGTATTGGATCGATCCTTGGTTGGAGTGGGAGAGAAAAAGGCGATCGGATCTAGTTTTAGATGGTCCGATTCCTCCCGATACGATGTGGGTAAAACCTGGTCAAGCTTGGTTTGGTAATCATAGTAATCCGGCTTTATCTACTTATGATGGTTATCTTGCTCTTTACCACGATCAAGGTTTAATTCCTGTTAAGTTGATGGCGTTCGATCGAGCAATTAATACTACTATTGGTTTACCTTTCGTTCGCACTTCTCCCGATCATGGTACAGCTTTTGATATTGCGGGAAAAGGAATTGCTAATCCAGAAAGTATGAAAGCTGCTTTACAGTTAGCGGTGGAGTTGGTTAAGCAGCGAAGTTGAATAGGGGGCAGGGGAGTAAAGTAGTTTAAGCAGCTATTGGGAAAGCATCGGATTCCCAGTTAGTTTCAGGAACTAGATATAGGTTTTCTAAATAGGAAGCAAAAATCTTGTTATAGAGAGCACCCTGCCTCTTTTGGCGTAACAGATTTACGGCATCAGTCCCACTCATGCCAAGATACATCAGAATTAACCCAGCGACTAAAGCCGATCGATTATGTCCCATTCCACAATGAGATAGTACTCGATGGCCACTTTTTACCAAACTTGCACCGAGTCTAGCCAGGGAGTGCAACTTTTCTAAATTAGGTAAATCTCGATCTTCAAATGAGAAATAGATATAGACAATCTGATTAGGTAGATAGGGAATACCTACATCCGATTCACCGTCTAGATCGAAAATTACGTCGATACCACTATCAATAATAGGTTGCCAATTGTCTATATCTGGGGAAATGAATAACTGACCGTTTTTATCTATGGGAAAAAGTTCCATAATTTTGAGTTCTGCTACTGATTAGTAAAGTAAGCTTAGAAGAGTGCTACTTACTTTTTAGTTGCTTACTTTAGTTTTTGAAAGTACCCTCTTGGGGTACTCTTTTTTTTCCCAGTACTGATATAACGTGCGCTGCACGGAACTCCACCCCAAACCCCTCCCCGTCTACGGGGAGGGGCTATGATTTAAGCGCAATTTTACAGAGAATTGTACAAGTACCTGTGTTATCCTGCTTGTTATTTGGTACCGTAAAGTCGATCGCCTGCGTCACCTAAACCGGGAATAATATAACCTTGTTCGTCTAAATATTCATCAATTGCTGCTGTGTAAATTGGTACGTCGGGATGTTGTTCGTGAAAATGAGCAATCCCTTCGGGTGCCGCTAGTAAACACAAAAATTTCATTGATAAAGGATTGAATTCTTTTAAGCGATCGACCGCTGCAACTGCGGAATTTCCGGTTGCCAACATTGGGTCTACTATTAATACATCTCGCTGCTCAATATCATGAGGCATTTTAAAGTAATATTCCACTGCCATTAATGTTGTGGGATCTCGATATAGTCCAATATGTCCGACTCTAGCAGAGGGAATTAATTCTAAAATTCCATCTAAAATTCCTTGTCCTGCCCTCATAATTGAGACAATTACCATCTTTTTTTCTGGGGCTAACATAGGTGCAGACATGGCAGAAAGAGGGGTTTTAATGTCTACATATTTGAGTGGTAAGTCTCTAGTTACTTCATAAGCTAATAATATACCAATTTCTCTTAAAAGGTTGCGAAATTTTGCGGTGCTGGTGTCTATTTGCCGCATTAATGTTAATTTATGCTGAATTAATGGGTGATCAATTATAGTAACTTCTTTCATTATTCACCTTTTAAAATACGGTTCCGTCACTGTCGATTTTGATTGGAGGGATGCCACCTGTTCTTAATTCTAAGGCAATTTTTCTTCCAGCAGTCCAAGTTCCGCCTTGCAAAACTTTGACTAATGGTAATTCTGTTGCGGTCATATTTAATTTTTTTCTAATTGTGGTGGCAATGCGATCGAGCAAAATCACAGTTAATGCTCTCCATTCTACAATTAATTCTGATCCTACAGGATGAGTTTTTTGCAAATCTGCGGGATTTTTTAATTGTAATAAACCAATATCTAAGAATAAACCTCCGTTGCGATATTCTGGTAAACCTGTTAATTGGTTTAATTCGGTTATTTCGATACCTAATTCTTGTAATGGTTCTAAGAGGGAATAGGTTAACCATTGAGAAAGTTTGTGGAAGGGAATAAAGCGATCGCTTTCTTGAATTCCTGCTAAAGCTGAATGAATCCAAACATCACCTAAATTAACATTATCAATGGTTAATCTTCCCGGCCAAATTTCCCCTAATCCTATTAAAACTGCTTTTAATACTTGACTGGCTTTTAATTGATGGTTGGCCTGATTTAATAAGTAGTCTACCATATTTCCGGGTCGAGGATTTTCTCGTCCAAAAATTCCCGGTTTTTCAATTAAAACTTTTCCCAAACTTTCCAGTAACTTTAATCTTCCTTCTACTCCAACCAAAGGATTATTTTCGTGAACTTGAAATCCTTGTTGTAATGCAGTTAAACTTAAGTTTTTTAATCCTTTTGCATCTGCTTGACAAGGCAAGTCTAAGTTACTTGAAAAAGCACCTTGTACAAACATCCGAAAACTTGCTACTGCTAACCCTTCAGAACGGCGGAATATTTGCCCAGTTTCTTGTTCCAAATACTGCCAATTTGCACCAGCACCAGCATCTAATAAAACGCTAATAATAGCCAAATCAAACTTAATTTTTGCCTTTTCCAAAGATGGGAATTCTGCCAAAGCTTCATCTAATTTAGCGATGCGAGAAACATTTCCTACTTCAAAATGTCGCCAGCGACTATGAAAAGGAATGTCTAAATTAGGATAATCATCGCTCATTACTTGAATAACATAATCAGCACATTTTTCTAATTTAGTTAAATCAACGCGAAAGTATTGCAGTTTGTCATCTAATGCTAAATTAAAAAGGCGATCACATCTTTCTCGAATTGCTTCTGGACTTTGTAGATAATCAATCAAATTATTCATCTGCGTTTATCTGCGTTTATCTGCGGTTTAAAAAGAAAATTTTGTACTTTGACCAAAAAGTTAATCTTTCTCTTCATCTGTGTTTATCTGTGTACCCTAATCTGTGGATATCTGTGGTAAAAGAAAATCCCAAAAATGCTAGTTACTTAGAAAACAGTAGAATGTTGTTGCACTATTTTCGCTCTAATATTAATAAGAGCGCTAAAGCGCAACAACTTACCTATTCTGATAAACTTCTGCCTTTAATTTGAGAAAGTGCGATCGCATCAGGAACTTCTTTAGGAGTATAGTAACCTGCTGCTTGTTTGGCAGCAATTTCTACTTGTGCATCTTCAGGAATTCGATCGTCAGGAATGGCAATTCTGTCGATTACTTCAATACCAGAATTAACGATTGCATTGTACTTCATATCGCTCATGGAAACTAAGCGATCGATCCGCGTAATTCCTAACCAGTGTAAAACATCTGGCATTAATTCTTGGAAGCGCATATCTTGGACACCAGCGACACATTCAGTCCGGGCAAAATAGGCATCTGCACGATCGCCACCTTCCTGACGTTTTCTGGCATTATAAACTAAAAATTTAGTGACTTCTCCTAATGCCCTCCCTTCTTTTCTTAAATAAACAATTACTCCCACACCGCCAGCTTGTGCTGTTTGAATACACACTTCAATTCCATGTACTAAATAAGGGCGACAAGTGCAAATATCAGATCCAAAAACATCCGATCCATTGCATTCATCATGTACCCGAACTGCTAATAATTTTTCCGGGTCAGTAATTGCTTCTACACCACCAATTATATAAACAGTATTACCGCCAATTGGAGGTAAGAAAACGTGCAAATCTGGGCGAGTTACTAATTCGGGGAACATCCCCCCAGTTTGTTGAAAAAGTACTTGTCGTAGATAGCTTTCTTTAACGTTTAATCTTTTAGCAATTCCTGGTAAATACCAAACTGGATCGACAGCAATTTTCGTAACTACTAAGTTTCCATTTTCTTTCAAAATTTTGCCATCAACTTGCAAAATTCCTTGATTTACAACTTCTTGCAATTCGGGCATATTAATATGTGCTTTTGTAATTGCAATAGTTGGGCGAATATCGTATTCTTGCTGATAATATTCTTGGAAAACTTCACCGACTATTGCCCCAAAAGGATCGAGAGAAACTACCTTATCTGGATCGGCCCAACTAGGATGAGGCCCAATATGAACTACTGGAGAAGTATTAGTTAAATCTGGACGATGATTAGCTTGCAATGTTCCGGATGCGATCGCCAATGCGCGATAAACTGAATAAGAACCAGAATGAGTACCAATAACATTTTTTTGAGCAGCATTTGTTAAAGTTCCAATAATTGGTCCCCGTTTCATTGCGTCAATTTTTCCCCAATGAATTGGTACTGGTTTTTGACTCGTTCTACCAGGATGAGATGTGAGAACAATATGTTTGTATTTAGATGTTGTTGTGGGTTTTTCCATAAAGCTGTTTGGGGTAATAAACCAATATCATAGCAAACCAAGTTTAAAAATCTCGTATTTTAGACAGGGTAATTAATAAATTTATGATTTAATTTCCCTTAGTAGGTACTTTTTTGTTTATTCTGTTTCACTACGATTGATTATTGTGCTTTATTGATTGTTTCGGCTGAGTATCTCTCGATACAAAAATCTCAGCAGTTGCCAATTTACAATATACGCTTTATAAATAAAGTTGAACTGATGAAATTTACCCAAATTGGGGAATACTAATTTTAGAGAACAAAACTTAGTTATTTATTTAAAGAAAAGTTTCATGAAATTTCATCCACCTTTAATTGGCGTTACAACATCTATACACAGCACGACAAACGATTACTGCCTACGGCATGAATATATAACTGCAATTCGTTTAGCAGGTGGTTTACCGATGTTAATACCACCAGGCGAACCTAACTTAAATAGTATTTTAGAATGGGTAGATGGTATTTTATTTACTGGGGGTGGAGATCTAGATCCAAAAACATATAATGGTGTCGAGCATCCAACAATTTATAATGTAAACCGAGAACGCGATCGCTTTGAATTATCTCTGGCTAAGTTTGCCTTAGAATCAGATATTCCTATTTTAGGAATTTGTCGGGGATTAGAAATATTAGTAGTAGCAAGTGGCGGCAAATTAGTACCTCATTTACCTGATGAAGTTGGAGAAAAAATTATGCACCGCCAAGCTCAAAGTTGTCCTGCTGAACATAATGTACATATTCTTCCGGGAACTCATCTAGCGCAAATTATGGGTGTAGGAGAAACAAACGTTGTTTCCTGGCATCATCAAGCCGCTAGTGATATACCTAATGGATGGCGTTTAGCAGCAACGGCAGCTGATGGAGTTATTGAAGCATTAGAACATGAGGAGCATCCTTGGGCTTTTGCAATTCAATGGCATCCTGAAATATCATTAAATGATACTCGTCAACAACGAATATTTCGTACTTTTGTTCACTCAGCACAACAACGGCAAATGATGTTGTCACAAAAAGCAAGTTAATTAAAAGTAAGTTGTCGAAATTTTCTTTAAATTATCGATCGTAGCTGATAGTTGAATCAATTATGAACCAAACAAAAATTCGATCGCTACGATTTCCTAAATCTAAAATCGGGAAATACTTAGCCAAAGTTACAATAGTTGCTATTGCTTACTTTTTGGGAGGAAGATTTGCGGTTGCTATTCCAGGCGTTGAACTTTTGGGTTCTTCAGTTTGGCCTCCCGCTGGAATTGCCCAAGCAGCATTATTATTAATAGGAATACGTTACTGGCCTGGGGTAGCTTTAGGAACCTTTTTCTTTGAAATACTAAAAATCAAGCCTTCCTTCAGCTTAGCGTTACAAGCTGCTTTTGGCTCTACGTTACAAGCAGTATTTGCAGTGGCTTTACTGAATTATTTAGGATTTAATATATCCTTTAATCGCTTGAGAGATGTAATTAATTTTATCATTATTAGTGCAATTATTTCAACACAAATCAATTCAAGTTTAGGGCCACTAAGGATGTGTTTAGGTGGTCTATTTGAGTGTAGTAAATATTGGGAAATACGTTGGCATTGGTTTCTGGGAGATGCAATGGGAATTTTGATATTTACCCCATTAATATTAATTTTGTTCCAGATTAAACCAAAAATTAAATATCGTTCATCGAACCAAAAGAAACCATACAAAAATTGGTTAACATCGATCGTTTTATCAATATTATTAATTACCGTTAGTTGGAT
This genomic interval from Phormidium ambiguum IAM M-71 contains the following:
- the pdxA gene encoding 4-hydroxythreonine-4-phosphate dehydrogenase PdxA codes for the protein MKIEKSFFTESGTKFRNDDSCPCLAVTLGDPAGIGPEVILKALADPAMTENCRVTVVGSRSLLYQTYSQLKEILPGESLADPDSLSIIDVGIPNVEDKISVGCGNAASGALSFAFLETAIAKTLAGEFQGVVTGPIAKSAWQAAGHNYPGQTELLAELAGVERFGMLFVARSPHTGWTLRSLLATTHIPLSLVPELLTPELMSQKLDLLVGCLQQDFGITHPRIAVAGLNPHSGEQGQLGVEEKYWIDPWLEWERKRRSDLVLDGPIPPDTMWVKPGQAWFGNHSNPALSTYDGYLALYHDQGLIPVKLMAFDRAINTTIGLPFVRTSPDHGTAFDIAGKGIANPESMKAALQLAVELVKQRS
- a CDS encoding URC4/urg3 family protein, which produces MNNLIDYLQSPEAIRERCDRLFNLALDDKLQYFRVDLTKLEKCADYVIQVMSDDYPNLDIPFHSRWRHFEVGNVSRIAKLDEALAEFPSLEKAKIKFDLAIISVLLDAGAGANWQYLEQETGQIFRRSEGLAVASFRMFVQGAFSSNLDLPCQADAKGLKNLSLTALQQGFQVHENNPLVGVEGRLKLLESLGKVLIEKPGIFGRENPRPGNMVDYLLNQANHQLKASQVLKAVLIGLGEIWPGRLTIDNVNLGDVWIHSALAGIQESDRFIPFHKLSQWLTYSLLEPLQELGIEITELNQLTGLPEYRNGGLFLDIGLLQLKNPADLQKTHPVGSELIVEWRALTVILLDRIATTIRKKLNMTATELPLVKVLQGGTWTAGRKIALELRTGGIPPIKIDSDGTVF
- the upp gene encoding uracil phosphoribosyltransferase, with product MKEVTIIDHPLIQHKLTLMRQIDTSTAKFRNLLREIGILLAYEVTRDLPLKYVDIKTPLSAMSAPMLAPEKKMVIVSIMRAGQGILDGILELIPSARVGHIGLYRDPTTLMAVEYYFKMPHDIEQRDVLIVDPMLATGNSAVAAVDRLKEFNPLSMKFLCLLAAPEGIAHFHEQHPDVPIYTAAIDEYLDEQGYIIPGLGDAGDRLYGTK
- a CDS encoding protein-tyrosine phosphatase family protein — its product is MELFPIDKNGQLFISPDIDNWQPIIDSGIDVIFDLDGESDVGIPYLPNQIVYIYFSFEDRDLPNLEKLHSLARLGASLVKSGHRVLSHCGMGHNRSALVAGLILMYLGMSGTDAVNLLRQKRQGALYNKIFASYLENLYLVPETNWESDAFPIAA
- a CDS encoding PetM family cytochrome b6-f complex subunit 7, which translates into the protein MSGEIFNAAFLAIVLVLVGLSMGFALLKIQGKEE
- a CDS encoding GTP cyclohydrolase II yields the protein MEKPTTTSKYKHIVLTSHPGRTSQKPVPIHWGKIDAMKRGPIIGTLTNAAQKNVIGTHSGSYSVYRALAIASGTLQANHRPDLTNTSPVVHIGPHPSWADPDKVVSLDPFGAIVGEVFQEYYQQEYDIRPTIAITKAHINMPELQEVVNQGILQVDGKILKENGNLVVTKIAVDPVWYLPGIAKRLNVKESYLRQVLFQQTGGMFPELVTRPDLHVFLPPIGGNTVYIIGGVEAITDPEKLLAVRVHDECNGSDVFGSDICTCRPYLVHGIEVCIQTAQAGGVGVIVYLRKEGRALGEVTKFLVYNARKRQEGGDRADAYFARTECVAGVQDMRFQELMPDVLHWLGITRIDRLVSMSDMKYNAIVNSGIEVIDRIAIPDDRIPEDAQVEIAAKQAAGYYTPKEVPDAIALSQIKGRSLSE
- a CDS encoding gamma-glutamyl-gamma-aminobutyrate hydrolase family protein, translated to MKFHPPLIGVTTSIHSTTNDYCLRHEYITAIRLAGGLPMLIPPGEPNLNSILEWVDGILFTGGGDLDPKTYNGVEHPTIYNVNRERDRFELSLAKFALESDIPILGICRGLEILVVASGGKLVPHLPDEVGEKIMHRQAQSCPAEHNVHILPGTHLAQIMGVGETNVVSWHHQAASDIPNGWRLAATAADGVIEALEHEEHPWAFAIQWHPEISLNDTRQQRIFRTFVHSAQQRQMMLSQKAS